Part of the Brevibacillus brevis genome is shown below.
AAGCAACCCCGACCCGCAATTTGAACGGACCGTCCTGAGTAAAATGCAGCAGGTGATCGAGCCGGCCTGGTGGTTGAATTGCGCGACCGACCTGCAATGGCAGGGAGTGGAATACGAGGGTGCCGAGCCGCTTCGGGGAATCGCACTTGGAGGAAAAATCATGGATTTGCTGCTCAGAGAGGCGACGATCACGCAGAACGGTCAGCTGTATGGACTGTACTGGGGCGTGAATTCGCTGTCGCGATCCCCGCGGGACATCTTTCAGCCGCAGGTGGTGACGGAGCTTCTCAGCGCGAGCGAGGAAGGAAAGCGGCTGCTGGCGGAAGTGCTCGGCGAGTACGGCCAGCCACTGGCGGAAATTTTGGAGGACATCTTCCCTTTTAAGGAGTGAACCTTTCATTGGCACCATTAAATGAAGAACAATTGCATCAGATTCGCGATGAAAGACGGGACCAGATCATGGGAGCGGCGATCAAGGTGTTTGCGCATCGCGGGATCGCCGGAACGAAGATGAGTATGATCGCGGCGGAAGCGGGCATCAGCCACGGGCTTTTGTATCATTACTTCAAATCGAAGGAAGAATTGCTGACCAAGCTCGTGGAGGAAGCGATGGCCGGAGCAGAGGACGCCATCAGCAGCATCTACCGGCTGCCGGGGACGCCTCTCGAAAAGATCAGGGCCTTTTCCATGGAAATGCTCGACGAGAGCGGCGCACCTTATTTCATGCTGATCCACCAGGTCCGGACTTCGGATGGCGTCCCCGAGAAGGTGAAAGAGCTCATCGCGCATTACAATATGGACAGATTCATCGAGTACATGCTGCCCTTGTTTGTGGAGGGGCAGCAGGCGGGGGAGATTCTCCCGGGCGATCCCGCGGAGCTGATCTCTGCCTACTTGTCCGTCCTCTCCGCGCTCATGGTCCTGAACGTCCAGGCGCTCGGAGGCTACCGCATGCCAAAGGTCGATATGCTGCTGAGAATGATTGCCTGTCTGTAAAGAAAGGGAGCTGCCCATGAACAAAACCGACCGGCTTTTGGCGATCGTGCTGGAGCTCCAGCGCAAAGGTGTCGTACGAGCGGAGGATTTGGCTGCCCGCTTTGAGACGAGCGTACGGACCATTTACCGCGATATGCAGGCGCTAAGCGAAGCCAATGTCCCCATCGTAGGAGAGCCGGGCGTGGGCTACTCCCTGATGGAGGGGTACTTTTTGCCGCCCGTGAGCTTTACCGTGGAGGAAGCAGTGTCGCTCATCATCGGCGCTCATTTTGTCGAGCAAAAATTCGACCGGCGCTATCAGGAGAAGGCGAGGGAATCGCGTAGCAAGATCGAAGCCGTCCTTCCGGAGAATGTACGCATGGAGGCGGCAAACATCCTGGCGAACATGCGGCTGCTCGCGGCAGACAACGACTCTCCTTCCAGCAAGCAGGAAAAGGAGCGGGTGGATACGCTGCGGCAGGCGATGCTGGATGCCAGGAAAGTGTGGTTTCGCTATCGCAAAAACACGGCGGGGGCAGACGACCAGCGGGAGAGCGAGCGTGTCGTCGCCCCGTACGGGCTTGCAATCGTAAACGGATCGTGGGTCATGCTCGGACATTGTGAGCTTCGAGGAGGGCTTCGGCATTTTCGGTTGTCGCGGATGAGCGAGCTGGAGATTCTCGAGGAAACCTACCAGCGGCCGGCCCATTTCAACTTGCAGGAGTACGAGCCTGCCGACGACCGCAGACAGTTCGTGCGTCTGCTCGCCGACAGGAGCATTGCGGATCGAATCAAGGATTCTTCGTATTTTTACATCGACTCGATGGAAGACCACGAAGAAGGCTTGCTCGTGACGCTGCGTGTGCGCCAGACCGGGGAAGTGCTGCACTGGGTGCTGGGGTGGGGCGCCGGTATCGTGGTTCTGGAACCGGAGTCGTTTCGCGATCAAATTCGCGAAGAAATCGCAAACATGGCAAAACGCTACTGACATGATGGTGTCAGTAGCGTTTTTGTACGATAAGCATACCAAAGAAAAAGGAGCTGGAGCACATGAGTACACGCAAAGCATTGCAACGTTTTGAGGAATCGGTATCCCGCTATCGGGAGGAGCTAAATGAATTCTCGCTCGAGCAGCTCACCAGGCAGCCGAGTCCGGATGACTGGTCGATCGGGCAGATGTACATGCACCTGATTCTAGCGACCCAGTACATGCATCTGGCCAACGTCGAGAAGTGCCGCCTGGGGAAAGAGGTGACGGCCGGAGAAAAAACGGATGCCGGCCGCGAAGTTATTGCAAGAGGAGGGTTCCCGCCCATCCGCATCAAGGTCCCTGCTTCGCCGCAGTACACGCCGCCTCAGCCTGTCAGCAAGGAACAGATCGAGGAAGGCTTGAACAACGTGGTGACCCGGATGCGTGAGGTGGAGTCAACCTTGGAGGAAATATCGCCTGTCCACAAAGTCGAGCATCCGCGCTTCGGCGCCCTGAATGCCAGCGAATGGTTCCTCTTGATCGAGATGCACTTCCGCCATCATTTCCTCCAGTTGGACCGCCTGAAAAACGAGCTGGGCTACATCGAGCAATCGCAGTGAAAAGCAAAACCACCCGCGAGAGGGTGGTTTTTGGTTTGGAATTAGATCATCCGCCTCAGCTGCCGCACGTACGGACGCAGCTCGGAATTCGCTTCCAGATAGGTGGAGCACACATGGACGAGCGTACGGTTCGGCGACTCTTGTTTCAGCTCCTGCTGCAGCAGGCGGAGCACCTCTGCGAGCTCTTTCCGGACGGGCTCGGGCTGAGCGAGCTCCTGGACCTTTTCGGCCATGGCTTGCAGAAACGAGTGGACGTTTTGCTGCCGGCTGAGAGGATCGATCGGATTCAGATCATTGAAAAAGGCAAGGCTCTCCCGCAAGATGGGCGTGGCATCGGAGCGGAGCATGTCGTGGATGACCGCGTCCAACCGTTCGACGATGAACTGGGCCAGTGCGGACATCGGGAGGGCGATCACTTTCTGGACGGTATAGGTCAAAAATTCGCGGAAGATGCCCCGGTAGATGGCAA
Proteins encoded:
- a CDS encoding TetR/AcrR family transcriptional regulator produces the protein MAPLNEEQLHQIRDERRDQIMGAAIKVFAHRGIAGTKMSMIAAEAGISHGLLYHYFKSKEELLTKLVEEAMAGAEDAISSIYRLPGTPLEKIRAFSMEMLDESGAPYFMLIHQVRTSDGVPEKVKELIAHYNMDRFIEYMLPLFVEGQQAGEILPGDPAELISAYLSVLSALMVLNVQALGGYRMPKVDMLLRMIACL
- a CDS encoding YafY family protein produces the protein MNKTDRLLAIVLELQRKGVVRAEDLAARFETSVRTIYRDMQALSEANVPIVGEPGVGYSLMEGYFLPPVSFTVEEAVSLIIGAHFVEQKFDRRYQEKARESRSKIEAVLPENVRMEAANILANMRLLAADNDSPSSKQEKERVDTLRQAMLDARKVWFRYRKNTAGADDQRESERVVAPYGLAIVNGSWVMLGHCELRGGLRHFRLSRMSELEILEETYQRPAHFNLQEYEPADDRRQFVRLLADRSIADRIKDSSYFYIDSMEDHEEGLLVTLRVRQTGEVLHWVLGWGAGIVVLEPESFRDQIREEIANMAKRY
- a CDS encoding DinB family protein, translating into MSTRKALQRFEESVSRYREELNEFSLEQLTRQPSPDDWSIGQMYMHLILATQYMHLANVEKCRLGKEVTAGEKTDAGREVIARGGFPPIRIKVPASPQYTPPQPVSKEQIEEGLNNVVTRMREVESTLEEISPVHKVEHPRFGALNASEWFLLIEMHFRHHFLQLDRLKNELGYIEQSQ